One Paenibacillus sp. FSL H7-0737 DNA segment encodes these proteins:
- a CDS encoding heavy metal translocating P-type ATPase, which yields MQVTSKHLPKQKSISGSMKKPGAPKRRFDPRAMLSNSEMQAALGSGLLMLFAWSVSGWSEILSIALYVISYTIGGWNKAKEGVETLVKERDLDVNLLMIAAALGAASIGYWNEGAMLIFIFALSGALESYTMERSKKDISSLMALKPATAMRIEKGSMNEVNIDQLVIGDLLLVRPGDLIPADGKVYRGESAVDQASITGESVPVEKCAGSEVFAGTVNGEGPLYIEVTKAAENTLFAKIIKMVEEAETEVPNSQRFIKRLEAIYARVVVASTVALIILPPFLLDWSWSATFYKAMVFLVVASPCALVSSIMPAMLSAISKSARKGVLFKGGVHLENMARTTVVAFDKTGTLTEGTPQVTDFIAGEGYSRQELLTVSASIEHMSRHPLAEAIVRKAEEEGLALQGVEDSKTITGWGIEGQIDGHLWRIGKSNLLDELTPSAMNPELEHWKLKRQQLAEEGKTVSIILDGEQIAGMIALQDTVRPQAEAAVRKLQELGIKVAMLTGDRDATAQVIAGTTGVDMVFADLLPEDKVKHIKALREKYGHVVMVGDGVNDAPALATATVGMGMGMKGSGAALEIADVVLMNDNIEEIASTISLARRSQRIVKQNMIFAVTVIAVLMISNFVQGIALPFGVIGHEGSTILVILNGLRLLR from the coding sequence ATGCAAGTAACATCAAAACATTTACCTAAACAAAAATCAATCTCTGGCAGCATGAAGAAGCCAGGCGCTCCAAAGCGCCGGTTCGATCCGCGTGCCATGCTCAGCAATTCTGAAATGCAGGCTGCTCTGGGCAGCGGACTGCTTATGCTTTTTGCTTGGTCAGTTAGTGGATGGTCAGAAATTCTTTCCATAGCGCTCTATGTCATTTCTTATACGATTGGTGGCTGGAACAAGGCAAAAGAAGGCGTAGAAACGCTCGTCAAAGAACGAGATCTCGATGTGAACCTATTAATGATTGCAGCCGCACTAGGCGCAGCTTCCATTGGATACTGGAATGAAGGTGCTATGCTTATTTTCATTTTTGCACTTAGTGGAGCATTAGAGAGTTATACGATGGAACGTAGTAAAAAGGATATTTCCTCGCTGATGGCACTCAAACCGGCTACGGCTATGCGCATTGAAAAAGGAAGTATGAATGAGGTTAATATTGACCAGTTGGTGATCGGAGATCTGCTGCTTGTGCGCCCGGGAGATTTAATTCCGGCAGACGGCAAGGTATATCGGGGGGAATCGGCAGTAGATCAGGCTTCCATTACGGGAGAATCGGTTCCTGTAGAGAAATGTGCCGGTAGTGAAGTTTTTGCAGGCACTGTGAATGGAGAAGGCCCCCTTTATATTGAGGTAACGAAAGCAGCTGAGAACACCCTTTTTGCTAAAATAATCAAAATGGTAGAAGAGGCAGAGACGGAAGTTCCTAACTCGCAGCGTTTTATTAAAAGACTAGAAGCCATCTATGCACGGGTTGTCGTAGCCTCGACAGTGGCATTGATTATTCTTCCACCGTTTTTGCTGGACTGGAGCTGGAGCGCAACCTTCTATAAAGCGATGGTCTTTCTAGTAGTAGCATCACCTTGCGCTCTGGTCTCTTCCATTATGCCAGCGATGTTGTCAGCCATCTCCAAAAGTGCGCGAAAAGGGGTTCTGTTTAAAGGCGGGGTCCATCTGGAAAATATGGCACGCACAACGGTTGTAGCATTCGATAAGACAGGGACACTTACAGAGGGAACTCCTCAGGTAACTGATTTTATTGCAGGTGAAGGCTACAGTCGGCAAGAGTTGCTAACGGTTAGCGCATCCATTGAGCATATGTCCCGTCATCCACTGGCGGAAGCGATTGTGCGTAAAGCGGAAGAGGAAGGTTTAGCGCTACAGGGAGTAGAAGACAGTAAGACCATCACAGGCTGGGGGATTGAAGGTCAAATCGACGGACATCTCTGGAGAATAGGGAAGTCTAATTTGCTCGATGAGCTGACTCCATCTGCTATGAATCCTGAACTAGAGCATTGGAAACTTAAGCGGCAGCAGTTGGCTGAAGAAGGGAAGACCGTCTCCATCATTCTGGACGGCGAGCAAATTGCCGGAATGATTGCTTTACAGGATACGGTTCGCCCACAAGCAGAAGCCGCAGTACGGAAGCTGCAGGAGCTTGGGATTAAGGTGGCAATGCTTACGGGTGACCGTGACGCTACAGCTCAGGTTATTGCAGGTACAACTGGAGTGGATATGGTATTTGCCGATCTATTACCGGAGGATAAAGTGAAGCATATCAAAGCACTACGTGAAAAGTATGGTCACGTTGTTATGGTTGGTGATGGTGTGAATGATGCACCTGCTTTGGCGACAGCAACCGTAGGCATGGGGATGGGTATGAAAGGAAGCGGCGCAGCACTTGAAATAGCCGATGTAGTGCTTATGAATGATAATATAGAAGAGATCGCTTCAACCATATCATTGGCGCGTCGTTCGCAGCGTATTGTGAAGCAAAATATGATTTTTGCTGTGACTGTGATTGCAGTGCTTATGATCAGCAACTTTGTGCAAGGGATCGCACTTCCTTTTGGCGTGATAGGGCATGAAGGCAGTACGATATTAGTGATTCTAAATGGACTAAGATTATTGCGATAA
- a CDS encoding homocysteine synthase, giving the protein MSEDRKLSFETLTVHAGQEIDPTTFARAVPLYQTTSYGFRDADHAADLFALKEFGNIYTRLMNPTTDVFEQRLAALEGGAGALATASGAAAISFSILNIAGAGDEIVSAASLYGGTYNLFSTTLPKLGIKVHFVDSDNPENFRAAINDKTKALYAETIGNPQGNVLDIEAVAAIAHEHGIPLIVDNTFPSPYLLRPIEHGADIVVHSATKFIGGHGTSIGGIIVDGGKFDWKASGKFPGLTEPDPSYHGVVYTEAVGPIAYIIKARVQLLRDLGASISPFNSWMLLQGLETLHLRMERHSQNALKVAQYLEAHADVEWVSYSGLPTHPSHELAQKYLPKGQGAILTFGIKGGSAAGRKLIENVKLFSHLANVGDSKSLIIHPASTTHAQLSDEEQTTAGVTPELLRLSIGTESIDDIIYDLEQAIAASQQ; this is encoded by the coding sequence ATGTCAGAAGACCGTAAGCTGTCATTTGAAACTTTGACTGTTCATGCAGGCCAGGAAATTGATCCAACTACTTTCGCACGTGCTGTACCGCTTTATCAGACCACGTCTTATGGATTCCGTGATGCTGATCATGCAGCGGATCTGTTTGCGCTCAAAGAATTCGGTAATATTTACACTCGGCTGATGAATCCGACTACAGATGTATTTGAACAGCGTTTGGCAGCACTAGAAGGTGGAGCAGGTGCACTTGCTACAGCTTCCGGGGCAGCGGCTATTTCTTTCTCCATTCTAAATATTGCGGGCGCTGGGGATGAAATTGTATCTGCGGCAAGCCTATACGGTGGAACTTATAATCTTTTTTCTACAACGCTGCCTAAGCTTGGCATTAAGGTGCATTTTGTGGATTCGGATAATCCAGAGAACTTCCGTGCTGCGATTAATGATAAAACCAAAGCTTTGTATGCAGAAACTATTGGTAACCCACAGGGGAATGTACTAGATATTGAAGCCGTTGCAGCGATCGCACACGAACATGGAATTCCTCTTATTGTGGATAATACGTTCCCAAGCCCATATTTACTGCGTCCGATTGAGCATGGAGCTGACATCGTTGTTCATTCGGCAACTAAATTCATCGGCGGGCATGGTACATCTATCGGTGGAATTATTGTAGACGGTGGTAAGTTCGATTGGAAGGCAAGCGGTAAGTTCCCAGGACTTACAGAGCCTGATCCAAGTTATCATGGCGTTGTTTATACGGAAGCTGTTGGACCGATTGCTTATATTATCAAAGCCCGTGTTCAATTACTTCGCGATTTAGGTGCTTCTATTTCACCATTTAACTCTTGGATGCTGTTGCAAGGGCTCGAGACACTCCATTTGCGGATGGAACGTCACAGCCAGAATGCACTAAAGGTTGCGCAATATTTGGAGGCACACGCAGATGTAGAATGGGTAAGTTATTCTGGACTTCCTACTCATCCATCTCATGAATTAGCGCAAAAGTATTTACCTAAAGGTCAAGGCGCGATCCTTACCTTCGGTATTAAAGGTGGAAGTGCTGCGGGACGCAAGCTGATTGAAAATGTGAAGCTGTTCTCGCATTTGGCGAATGTCGGTGACTCCAAGTCATTGATTATCCACCCTGCAAGCACAACACATGCACAGCTGTCGGATGAAGAGCAAACCACAGCGGGAGTAACTCCGGAATTACTCCGCTTATCGATTGGTACGGAATCTATTGATGATATTATTTATGATCTGGAACAGGCCATTGCCGCAAGTCAACAATAG